The following coding sequences are from one Shewanella eurypsychrophilus window:
- the rraB gene encoding ribonuclease E inhibitor RraB: MSIERLLEAQKQENQEIVEAILGDGSEPDAEYTIEHHFSSTNFDRLEKAAVDAFKQGFEVNDAEEMELEDGSVIYCFDAVASHKLEVELLDQACEGLLKLAKKQKVDYDGWGTYFIDENGEVRDDEQDEELDEDNLD, from the coding sequence ATGTCAATTGAGCGTTTACTAGAGGCACAGAAACAGGAAAATCAAGAAATAGTCGAAGCTATTCTTGGTGACGGTTCAGAGCCTGATGCCGAGTACACAATTGAGCATCATTTTTCATCAACTAACTTCGATCGTCTTGAGAAAGCCGCTGTTGACGCTTTTAAGCAAGGTTTTGAAGTCAATGATGCCGAAGAGATGGAGCTAGAAGATGGCTCTGTTATCTACTGCTTTGATGCTGTTGCAAGCCATAAACTTGAAGTTGAACTGCTTGATCAAGCATGTGAAGGCTTACTTAAGCTAGCCAAAAAGCAAAAAGTTGATTATGACGGTTGGGGTACTTACTTTATCGATGAGAACGGTGAAGTACGTGATGATGAGCAGGACGAAGAGCTTGATGAAGATAACCTAGACTAA
- a CDS encoding ABC-type zinc uptake system zinc chaperone — protein MVSNSIRRGIAIWLSAILICLSFAASVHSVEHIDHGAQGECTLCFHKHQLNKLLPTTPFSLQASTQTFETVSFLLCEHKASHVSFFHSRAPPAA, from the coding sequence ATGGTCAGTAACAGTATAAGACGAGGAATTGCAATATGGCTTTCAGCCATATTGATCTGCCTGTCATTTGCTGCCTCAGTCCATAGCGTTGAGCATATTGATCATGGAGCGCAAGGTGAATGTACCTTATGTTTCCATAAGCATCAGCTCAATAAGCTATTACCTACAACGCCTTTTAGTTTACAGGCATCTACCCAGACCTTCGAAACCGTTTCCTTTCTGTTATGTGAACATAAAGCGTCACACGTTAGTTTTTTCCATAGCCGCGCGCCTCCAGCAGCGTAA
- a CDS encoding crotonase/enoyl-CoA hydratase family protein, translating into MARKFVQLNISKQVAYVTLNRPDKYNALNFEMFSEIDSVIRELKKNRSICAVILSGSKGNFSSGLDVKSVIQSPMQPMKLLFKWLPGNANLAQRVSLGWRRLPVPVIAVIEGCCFGGGMQIALGADIRIAEQDAKLSIMEAKWGLLPDMAGLVSLRELVTKDQAMLLTMTAGVITAKDALSKGLVTEVIDSPMERAIELVEQLAKTSPDANAAIKQSINKSWNSSIRSLLSRESISQIKLLLGKNRIVAAKRQTGDPDKAYQARQSWW; encoded by the coding sequence ATGGCAAGGAAGTTCGTTCAACTTAACATTAGCAAGCAGGTGGCCTATGTCACCTTAAACCGGCCTGATAAATACAATGCACTCAACTTTGAGATGTTTTCTGAGATAGATTCAGTGATCCGTGAACTAAAGAAGAATCGCTCAATTTGTGCGGTGATCTTATCTGGAAGCAAGGGTAACTTTAGTTCAGGTCTCGATGTGAAAAGTGTTATCCAATCACCTATGCAGCCCATGAAGCTATTATTTAAGTGGTTACCAGGCAATGCTAATTTAGCGCAAAGAGTGTCGTTAGGTTGGCGTCGATTACCGGTTCCCGTTATTGCAGTGATTGAAGGCTGTTGTTTTGGTGGTGGCATGCAGATAGCACTAGGCGCCGATATTCGCATTGCCGAGCAAGATGCCAAGCTATCGATTATGGAAGCAAAGTGGGGATTGCTGCCGGATATGGCAGGGCTGGTGTCCTTGAGAGAGCTGGTAACAAAAGATCAAGCCATGCTGCTGACTATGACTGCAGGTGTCATCACCGCAAAAGATGCCCTAAGTAAAGGTCTAGTCACTGAGGTTATAGATTCTCCTATGGAGAGGGCCATTGAGCTTGTTGAGCAACTTGCTAAGACGTCGCCCGATGCCAATGCCGCGATTAAACAGAGTATCAATAAGAGCTGGAACTCAAGTATCAGAAGCTTGCTGTCTCGTGAGTCGATTAGCCAAATTAAATTACTGCTTGGCAAGAATCGAATTGTCGCCGCAAAACGCCAGACAGGCGACCCCGATAAAGCGTATCAAGCGCGGCAATCTTGGTGGTAA
- a CDS encoding metal ABC transporter permease encodes MFDINLISILLPALAAGVLVLSTHVLLGQQVLKRGIIFIDLAIAQVAALGAIVAHLNHDIEHLPFSNVWMPALFALAGAGFIAWLSKCMADELEAIIGCFYVLAAVAAMLMLSNDPHGAEMLKQLMSGQILWVNWSQLILPAIVSFIILSVIYLKPKLLDGSGFYILFAIVITLSVELVGVYLVFSTLILPALAVNKFGSKYRLVAAYSVGLMGYIFGLILSATLDLPSGAAIVATLAVSAILFRFVLAIKPKQKTATSVVNS; translated from the coding sequence ATGTTCGATATCAATTTAATTTCAATCTTATTACCCGCTTTAGCTGCGGGTGTATTAGTTTTATCGACCCATGTTTTACTTGGCCAGCAGGTATTAAAACGCGGTATTATTTTTATTGATTTGGCCATAGCCCAAGTTGCGGCATTGGGGGCTATCGTCGCTCACCTTAACCATGATATTGAGCACTTGCCATTTTCCAATGTATGGATGCCGGCTTTATTTGCTCTTGCTGGAGCAGGATTTATCGCTTGGTTATCTAAGTGTATGGCCGATGAGCTAGAAGCTATTATTGGTTGCTTTTATGTGCTTGCTGCCGTTGCCGCTATGTTGATGTTGTCTAACGACCCTCATGGTGCTGAGATGCTTAAACAGCTGATGTCAGGCCAAATATTGTGGGTGAATTGGTCTCAACTTATTCTTCCTGCTATTGTTTCTTTTATAATACTGTCAGTGATTTACTTAAAACCTAAACTGCTCGATGGCAGTGGTTTCTACATACTCTTCGCTATTGTCATTACGTTATCTGTCGAACTGGTTGGAGTCTACTTAGTCTTTAGTACCTTGATTTTACCGGCATTGGCGGTCAATAAATTTGGCTCTAAGTATAGGTTGGTGGCGGCATATTCTGTGGGTTTGATGGGCTATATCTTTGGCTTGATTTTATCGGCGACATTAGACCTGCCGAGCGGAGCCGCCATTGTGGCGACGCTGGCTGTTAGTGCTATCTTGTTCAGATTTGTTTTGGCGATAAAACCTAAGCAGAAAACTGCGACTAGCGTAGTAAATTCGTAA
- a CDS encoding DUF3530 family protein produces the protein MRLSVSSVLILSLCFTCLSISFTSLAADPETKTSNEETVEKKIEMRAKYDYLPPEEVIEITVGKQKSEILVKPWSGKKKLGAAILIATPGMGADGAGLNAYLRRELNSAGWATIAITPPKNVSTPNFTTKPEDIVEAGKASGVQKANEATRQYSEALWKEIREKQTQFVSQTMSQLDQLGAPYPGKRLLITSGQGAGLTISMISNNLLPKPDILVLINPYMKMKSENQALAKMLASLDVPVLDIQSVDGHRASYATVEMRAELSPQNEPYRYSQQVLSLNLNNQTSWHTALKLIEGFALRISKH, from the coding sequence ATGCGCTTATCTGTCTCTTCAGTTCTCATATTATCGCTCTGCTTTACTTGCTTATCGATAAGCTTTACAAGCTTGGCTGCCGATCCTGAAACTAAGACCTCTAATGAAGAAACTGTCGAGAAGAAAATTGAAATGCGGGCTAAATATGACTATCTTCCTCCAGAGGAAGTTATCGAGATAACGGTGGGCAAGCAGAAGAGTGAGATATTAGTCAAACCATGGAGTGGTAAAAAGAAGTTAGGGGCTGCCATTTTAATTGCGACCCCTGGTATGGGAGCTGATGGCGCAGGCTTAAATGCCTATCTAAGACGTGAACTAAACTCTGCAGGCTGGGCAACGATTGCCATAACACCGCCGAAAAATGTCTCTACACCTAACTTCACCACTAAACCAGAGGATATCGTCGAAGCAGGCAAGGCAAGCGGAGTTCAAAAAGCCAATGAAGCGACGCGGCAATACTCAGAAGCCTTGTGGAAAGAGATCCGTGAGAAGCAGACTCAGTTTGTCAGTCAGACCATGAGTCAACTTGACCAACTCGGTGCCCCCTATCCAGGCAAACGCTTACTTATCACCAGTGGACAAGGCGCAGGGCTCACCATCTCCATGATTAGCAATAACCTATTACCAAAACCTGATATTTTGGTACTGATAAACCCCTACATGAAGATGAAGTCTGAAAATCAGGCGCTAGCAAAAATGTTAGCTAGCTTAGATGTTCCGGTATTGGATATCCAATCAGTCGATGGACATAGAGCCTCGTATGCTACGGTGGAAATGCGCGCCGAACTTTCGCCACAAAATGAGCCTTATCGATACAGCCAGCAAGTTTTATCACTCAACCTCAATAACCAAACATCCTGGCATACCGCATTAAAGTTGATTGAAGGATTCGCATTAAGGATCAGCAAACACTAG
- a CDS encoding YqhA family protein, whose protein sequence is MQNLFERILWSSRLSVMLGVFACIVAAFVIFIMGVIDVIHMLELIWNYIFSSSHEVRNELVMVVVEILDTFLLGAVLLIFAFGLYELFISKLEVAEKSEAGGKILIISSIDSLKSKLGKVILMMLIIKVFSYFTEMKPTSMLELLYMGIIVVLIALSLMLTKEKK, encoded by the coding sequence ATGCAAAACTTATTTGAACGTATTTTATGGAGTAGCCGACTTTCGGTTATGTTGGGCGTCTTTGCATGTATTGTCGCCGCATTCGTGATTTTCATCATGGGGGTTATAGATGTCATCCATATGCTTGAACTTATCTGGAACTATATCTTTAGCAGTAGTCATGAAGTGAGAAATGAGCTGGTAATGGTGGTGGTTGAGATATTAGATACCTTCTTGCTAGGTGCTGTGTTACTCATCTTTGCTTTCGGCCTATATGAATTGTTTATCAGTAAGTTAGAGGTGGCAGAGAAAAGTGAGGCTGGTGGTAAGATTCTGATTATTAGCAGCATAGATTCGCTTAAAAGTAAGCTGGGAAAAGTGATCCTGATGATGCTGATCATCAAGGTGTTCTCCTACTTTACCGAGATGAAGCCTACTTCCATGTTAGAGCTGCTCTATATGGGTATCATCGTCGTCTTGATCGCGCTATCGCTGATGCTGACAAAAGAGAAGAAGTGA
- a CDS encoding response regulator translates to MPIPVLICDDSALARKQMARTLPKEWDVDVTFANNGAEGIEAIRAGKGEVVFLDLNMPVMDGYEVLQTIQQEDLPALVIVVSGDIQIKAHERVKALGALDFIQKPVSADAISNILQEYGILTIALGDEVADSPMIEVDLRDACQEIANVAMGRAADLLAKLLDVFVLLPIPNVNVLEVSELTMTLKATEEHSKISALCQGFIGAGVAGEALLLFHDSSFKDMAKLMGLENPEDQNTEMEVMIDTGNVLIGAFLNGISEQLHMKFSQGHPVVLGRHCTVNDLIHDNSEKWSRTLAMEINYRIEHHDIQCDLLLLFTEDSLPTLNYKLGYLLD, encoded by the coding sequence ATGCCGATCCCAGTATTAATATGCGATGACTCCGCACTAGCAAGAAAGCAGATGGCAAGAACGCTTCCCAAAGAGTGGGACGTCGATGTCACCTTTGCAAATAATGGTGCAGAAGGCATAGAAGCCATCCGCGCGGGAAAAGGCGAGGTAGTCTTTCTCGATCTGAATATGCCTGTAATGGATGGTTATGAAGTATTACAAACCATTCAACAAGAAGATCTGCCTGCACTTGTCATTGTCGTCTCCGGCGATATTCAGATTAAAGCTCACGAACGAGTAAAAGCACTCGGTGCTTTGGATTTTATTCAAAAGCCTGTCAGTGCCGACGCCATCAGTAATATTTTACAAGAATACGGTATTCTCACCATTGCCTTAGGTGATGAAGTCGCTGACAGTCCAATGATAGAAGTTGATCTTCGTGACGCCTGTCAGGAAATCGCTAATGTCGCCATGGGGCGTGCTGCCGATCTGCTCGCTAAATTACTCGATGTATTTGTCTTACTACCTATCCCGAATGTTAATGTGCTCGAAGTCAGCGAGCTGACCATGACGCTCAAGGCCACTGAAGAGCACAGTAAAATTTCGGCTCTATGTCAGGGTTTTATCGGTGCTGGAGTTGCGGGGGAGGCCTTACTGCTATTTCATGACTCGTCATTTAAAGATATGGCCAAATTAATGGGGCTCGAGAATCCAGAAGATCAAAATACTGAAATGGAAGTCATGATCGATACGGGTAACGTGTTGATCGGTGCCTTTCTTAACGGTATCTCTGAGCAACTGCATATGAAGTTCAGCCAAGGTCACCCAGTTGTTCTCGGTCGCCACTGTACCGTGAACGATCTCATCCATGATAATTCTGAGAAATGGTCCCGTACTTTAGCGATGGAGATTAACTATCGGATCGAACACCACGATATTCAATGTGACCTGCTCCTGCTGTTCACAGAAGATTCATTACCGACGCTTAATTATAAGCTCGGTTATCTGTTAGATTAA
- a CDS encoding metal ABC transporter solute-binding protein, Zn/Mn family — MRINSKLVKSAIAAVVVSYSSIASAELNIFACEPEYAALAKELAPSARIYSATTAMQDPHQVQARPSLIAKMRQADIAVCAGADLEIGWLPMLQMKSSNAKVRSTDQGLFYAAEQVETIDQLKSVDRSMGDVHAKGNPHLHFSPERMLQVAQGLTSKLIAIDPDSKASYESALKSFSHKWSAAIPVWEKKAEPLKGKKVIAYHSSFKYLFTWVGIEQVADLEPKPGLPPSSSHLASLLTRTEAGDVMAIIVASYQDERGANWLGERANLPVQVLPMSVGGNDQSQDLFSLYDSVLDLLLDVSTR; from the coding sequence GTGCGCATCAATTCTAAGTTAGTAAAGTCGGCGATAGCCGCAGTAGTAGTGAGTTATTCGAGTATCGCATCTGCCGAGTTAAATATTTTTGCCTGTGAACCTGAGTACGCGGCTCTGGCAAAGGAGCTGGCACCTAGTGCCAGAATCTATTCGGCGACGACCGCGATGCAGGACCCCCATCAGGTTCAAGCCAGACCGAGTCTAATCGCTAAAATGCGTCAGGCGGATATCGCTGTCTGTGCTGGTGCAGATTTGGAAATTGGTTGGCTGCCTATGCTGCAAATGAAGTCATCTAACGCTAAGGTTCGTTCAACGGATCAGGGGTTATTTTATGCTGCGGAGCAAGTGGAGACAATCGATCAACTTAAGTCCGTAGACCGCAGCATGGGTGATGTTCATGCTAAAGGAAATCCGCATCTACACTTTTCTCCCGAGAGAATGTTGCAGGTGGCACAAGGCCTGACATCTAAGCTCATTGCCATCGATCCTGATTCAAAAGCCAGCTATGAATCTGCGCTGAAGAGCTTTAGCCATAAATGGTCAGCAGCGATTCCTGTTTGGGAAAAGAAAGCTGAGCCTTTGAAAGGCAAGAAAGTTATCGCTTACCACTCAAGCTTTAAATATTTGTTTACTTGGGTGGGAATTGAGCAGGTTGCCGATTTAGAGCCTAAGCCAGGTCTGCCACCGAGTAGCAGTCATCTTGCTAGCTTGCTGACACGTACCGAAGCGGGTGATGTGATGGCGATTATTGTGGCCTCTTACCAAGACGAACGTGGGGCGAACTGGTTAGGCGAACGTGCCAATCTGCCAGTTCAGGTGCTCCCTATGTCAGTGGGTGGCAACGATCAGAGTCAAGATCTGTTTAGCTTATATGACAGTGTGTTAGATCTCTTGTTGGATGTAAGTACTCGCTAG
- a CDS encoding GGDEF domain-containing protein yields MSHDRSAMNELHWLIDMVQTIEVGLVVLDKNFDIQLWNGFMENHSGVSPNSIKGSNLFEQFDYLPADWLKQKMESVFLLKNRAFISWEQRPYVFKFKNYRPITGRADFMYQNVTLLPLSSLTGQITHISLIVYDVTDVAINKLQLKAVNERLEHLSQTDGLTQLHNRRYWQICMQKEFDRHARYGDATSLVMFDIDHFKKVNDTYGHMAGDKVIQHISHILKQSLRETDCAGRYGGEEFAVVLAKTSATDALTFANRLRQKIENTALVFEGNSIKVTVSMGISDLHEQVENSGQWLSFADQALYEAKEAGRNQCMIYKAK; encoded by the coding sequence ATGTCACATGACCGAAGCGCAATGAACGAACTCCACTGGTTGATCGATATGGTTCAAACCATTGAAGTTGGCCTAGTGGTGCTAGATAAGAATTTTGATATACAGCTTTGGAATGGCTTTATGGAGAACCATAGTGGTGTATCTCCAAACTCCATTAAGGGAAGCAATCTATTTGAACAGTTCGACTATCTGCCTGCCGACTGGCTAAAGCAGAAGATGGAATCGGTATTTCTTCTTAAAAACCGCGCTTTTATCAGCTGGGAACAGAGACCTTACGTTTTTAAGTTTAAAAATTATCGTCCAATTACCGGGCGAGCCGATTTCATGTATCAAAATGTCACTCTACTGCCCTTATCTTCTCTTACAGGACAAATCACTCATATTAGCTTAATTGTGTATGACGTCACTGACGTTGCCATCAATAAACTGCAGCTTAAAGCGGTCAACGAACGACTAGAGCACTTGAGCCAAACCGATGGACTCACTCAGTTACACAATCGCAGATACTGGCAGATATGCATGCAGAAAGAGTTTGATCGTCATGCCCGCTATGGCGATGCTACCAGCTTAGTCATGTTTGATATCGATCATTTTAAAAAGGTCAATGACACTTATGGCCATATGGCTGGCGATAAAGTGATCCAACATATCTCGCATATCCTCAAACAGTCATTACGTGAAACAGACTGCGCTGGACGCTATGGTGGTGAAGAATTTGCCGTTGTTCTAGCTAAAACCAGTGCAACCGATGCGTTAACGTTTGCTAATCGATTAAGACAAAAAATTGAAAATACCGCGCTAGTCTTTGAAGGGAACTCGATCAAAGTCACCGTGAGTATGGGCATTAGCGATCTACATGAGCAGGTAGAAAATAGTGGCCAATGGTTATCTTTTGCCGATCAAGCACTTTATGAAGCTAAAGAAGCTGGCCGTAATCAATGCATGATCTACAAGGCTAAATAA
- the rapA gene encoding RNA polymerase-associated protein RapA, which translates to MPFSLGQRWISDTESELGLGTVVGLEGRMVTLMFPATDENRLFSRAEAPLTRVIYNPGDKIESHEGWSLTVSELEEKNELIIYHGIHTETGEQVSLRETLLNHNVRFNKPQDRLFAGQIDRLDRFGVRYNCQLLRNKLATSDLLGLQGPRVGLIPHQQWIAHEVGRRFAPRVLLADEVGLGKTIEAGLIIHQQLLTGRAERILVIVPDTLRHQWLVEMLRRFNLKFSVFDEDRCIEAYADNDNPFYTEQLVICSLELLRKKKRLEQALEADWDLMVVDEAHHLEWAEDAPSRAYRVVEALSEVVPGVLLLTATPDQLGHQSHFARLRLLDPDRFYDYEAFLEEENSYKDVASAAEALASGNQLPSDAVANLTELLSEKDISASIELIQASDADIDQQQTARDALLQDLLDRHGTGRVLYRNSRASVKGFPTRIFNAHPQAMPSQYVTAARVGVMMNGHLDTAGKVKQALSPEKIYQDFDSNSASWWKFDPRVDWLIEFLKTHRREKILIIASQAETALSLEEALRTREGIQATVFHEGMSIIERDKAGAYFAQETGGAQALICSEIGSEGRNFQFASQLVLFDLPLNPDLLEQRIGRLDRIGQNNDVEIHLPYLANTAQESLMQWYHQGLNAFEQTCPSGHILFKEFSEPLLSQLINQDETEMLVLLESTQTRYQELKIAMEQGRDKLLEINSHGGERATKLVKRLAERDQDTQLIGSVIRLWDIIGVEQEDCGENNIVLRTSEHMMFPTYPGLSEDGMTVTFDRDVALSRDDIALITQEHPIVQTGLDLITSSETGTTSVAVLKNKALPAGTIFLELIYMADASAPKSSQLYRYLPPTPVRILLDKNGNNLSDNVTYESFDKQLSAVNRHIASKLVNASQAVLHPLFAKGEEFAQIELKLLADSARVKMTTQLTSELERLEALKAVNPNIRDEEISHLKEQMTELNGYLDDSLLQLDAVRLVLVSHV; encoded by the coding sequence ATGCCCTTTTCCTTAGGTCAACGCTGGATAAGTGATACAGAATCAGAACTTGGTTTAGGTACTGTAGTAGGATTAGAAGGCCGTATGGTCACACTAATGTTTCCAGCAACTGATGAGAACAGGTTGTTCTCACGCGCCGAAGCTCCCCTAACTCGAGTTATTTATAATCCTGGCGACAAAATTGAAAGCCACGAAGGCTGGAGTCTGACCGTCAGTGAGCTTGAAGAAAAAAATGAGCTCATCATTTACCACGGCATTCACACAGAAACAGGTGAACAGGTCAGTCTAAGAGAGACCCTGCTTAACCATAATGTGCGCTTTAACAAACCACAAGACAGACTGTTTGCGGGTCAGATAGACCGTCTTGACAGATTTGGTGTGCGTTATAACTGTCAGCTTCTAAGAAATAAATTAGCCACTTCAGACCTACTCGGTCTACAAGGCCCAAGAGTCGGTTTAATTCCTCATCAGCAGTGGATTGCCCATGAAGTGGGTCGCCGCTTTGCGCCACGCGTATTGCTAGCCGATGAAGTAGGCTTAGGTAAGACCATTGAAGCGGGTCTAATTATTCATCAGCAGCTGCTCACAGGTCGTGCTGAGCGTATTTTAGTGATAGTTCCTGATACGCTCCGCCATCAGTGGCTCGTTGAGATGCTGCGTCGTTTTAACCTTAAATTTTCTGTATTCGATGAAGACAGATGCATCGAAGCTTACGCCGACAACGACAATCCTTTCTACACCGAGCAACTGGTGATCTGTTCACTTGAATTGCTACGTAAAAAGAAACGTCTTGAACAGGCATTAGAAGCCGATTGGGACTTGATGGTTGTCGATGAAGCTCATCACTTAGAGTGGGCCGAAGATGCACCGAGCCGTGCATATCGCGTCGTTGAAGCTCTCAGTGAAGTGGTGCCAGGCGTACTGCTACTCACCGCAACCCCAGATCAACTCGGTCATCAGAGCCACTTCGCTAGACTGCGCTTGCTTGACCCAGATCGTTTCTACGATTACGAAGCCTTCCTCGAAGAAGAAAACAGTTATAAAGATGTGGCCAGCGCAGCCGAAGCACTTGCCAGTGGTAATCAACTGCCGAGTGATGCTGTCGCCAACTTAACTGAGTTGCTTAGCGAAAAAGATATTAGCGCTAGCATTGAGTTGATTCAGGCAAGTGACGCCGATATCGACCAACAACAAACTGCCCGCGATGCACTGTTACAAGATCTGCTAGACCGTCATGGTACTGGCCGCGTCTTGTATCGTAACAGCCGTGCGTCAGTTAAGGGATTCCCGACTCGTATCTTTAATGCCCACCCACAGGCAATGCCGAGTCAATATGTCACCGCCGCCCGCGTTGGTGTGATGATGAATGGCCACTTAGATACTGCTGGTAAGGTTAAACAAGCCCTAAGTCCAGAAAAAATCTACCAAGATTTTGATAGCAATAGTGCAAGTTGGTGGAAATTTGATCCTAGAGTCGATTGGCTCATTGAGTTCTTAAAGACTCATCGCAGAGAAAAAATCCTTATCATCGCCAGCCAGGCTGAAACAGCATTGAGCCTGGAAGAAGCACTACGCACCCGTGAAGGTATTCAGGCAACCGTCTTCCACGAAGGCATGTCGATTATCGAACGAGATAAGGCCGGCGCTTACTTTGCTCAAGAAACCGGTGGTGCTCAGGCTCTTATCTGTAGCGAAATTGGTTCTGAAGGTCGTAACTTCCAGTTTGCCAGTCAGCTTGTCTTGTTTGATCTACCACTCAATCCTGATTTGCTAGAACAGCGAATTGGTCGCTTGGACCGTATTGGTCAAAACAACGATGTAGAGATCCACTTGCCTTACCTTGCAAACACGGCACAAGAATCCTTAATGCAGTGGTACCATCAAGGGCTCAATGCATTCGAACAAACCTGTCCAAGCGGACATATTTTGTTCAAGGAATTTTCTGAACCTCTGCTTTCTCAGCTGATCAACCAAGATGAAACAGAGATGCTGGTGCTTCTCGAAAGCACGCAAACTCGTTACCAAGAATTGAAAATAGCGATGGAGCAAGGTCGCGATAAACTACTAGAGATAAACTCTCATGGTGGTGAACGTGCCACTAAGCTAGTTAAGCGCTTAGCCGAACGAGATCAAGATACTCAGCTGATCGGTTCTGTGATCCGCCTATGGGACATTATCGGTGTCGAGCAAGAGGACTGCGGTGAAAACAACATAGTGCTTAGGACCAGTGAACATATGATGTTCCCGACCTATCCAGGCCTATCTGAAGATGGTATGACAGTCACGTTCGATAGAGATGTTGCACTCTCAAGAGATGACATCGCCCTCATCACTCAGGAGCATCCGATTGTACAAACTGGTTTAGATCTGATCACCTCATCTGAGACCGGAACGACCAGTGTTGCAGTCTTAAAGAACAAGGCTCTGCCAGCGGGTACTATCTTCCTTGAACTGATCTATATGGCCGATGCATCCGCGCCTAAATCGAGTCAGCTGTACCGTTATCTGCCACCAACGCCAGTGCGTATCTTGCTGGATAAAAATGGTAATAACCTGTCTGATAATGTCACCTACGAAAGCTTCGATAAGCAACTGAGTGCGGTTAATCGTCATATCGCCAGCAAGCTTGTCAATGCTTCACAAGCTGTGTTGCACCCTCTGTTCGCCAAAGGTGAAGAGTTTGCCCAGATTGAACTCAAGCTTCTTGCTGATAGTGCACGAGTGAAAATGACCACTCAGCTTACCAGTGAACTTGAGCGCCTTGAGGCATTGAAGGCTGTCAATCCTAACATTCGTGATGAAGAGATCTCTCACCTTAAAGAGCAGATGACTGAACTCAATGGCTACCTTGATGACAGCTTGTTACAACTTGATGCAGTGAGATTAGTACTCGTGAGTCACGTTTAA
- a CDS encoding 1-acylglycerol-3-phosphate O-acyltransferase translates to MLLILRSLILAVMLLLAFVFGGLFCLMRPRHRDNVHMLAKIFSYAAPVLGIKVIVRKPEAKVQEEPCIYLANHQNNFDMFTHTAAVPKGTVSLGKKSLAWVPFFGQIYWLSGNILIDRKNRNRAFETMAQTAKKIKDKCLSVWIFPEGTRSRGKGLLPFKSGAFHTAIEAGVAMVPVLASNQGHIKLNRWNNGVVIIEMMDPIETKGLAKNQVKELSSRIHTIMSARLTQLNQEATALMAK, encoded by the coding sequence GTGCTTTTAATCCTCAGATCGTTGATATTAGCTGTAATGCTTTTGCTAGCGTTTGTTTTTGGTGGTCTTTTTTGTTTAATGCGACCGCGCCATCGTGACAATGTACACATGTTAGCTAAGATTTTTTCTTATGCAGCTCCTGTACTCGGTATTAAAGTTATCGTTCGTAAGCCTGAAGCTAAGGTGCAAGAAGAGCCTTGTATCTATCTGGCTAATCATCAAAATAACTTTGATATGTTTACACATACAGCTGCGGTTCCTAAAGGAACAGTAAGTTTAGGTAAGAAGAGTCTGGCATGGGTCCCCTTCTTTGGCCAAATATATTGGTTGTCTGGAAACATTCTTATCGATAGAAAGAATCGTAATAGAGCGTTTGAAACCATGGCTCAAACGGCTAAAAAAATTAAAGATAAGTGCCTCTCAGTTTGGATATTTCCAGAAGGTACCCGATCTCGTGGTAAAGGTTTATTACCGTTTAAGTCAGGCGCATTTCATACTGCGATTGAAGCGGGCGTTGCTATGGTGCCAGTTTTAGCGTCCAATCAAGGGCATATTAAGCTGAACCGTTGGAACAATGGTGTCGTTATCATAGAGATGATGGACCCGATTGAGACAAAGGGACTCGCGAAGAATCAAGTGAAAGAGTTGTCTTCTCGTATTCATACGATTATGTCAGCGAGATTAACGCAGCTTAATCAAGAGGCCACAGCGTTAATGGCTAAGTAA